The bacterium region GACTCTGCTTTTCACCTATAGCCCTTCGCTTTTAGACTAATTCTGAAATCTTGCTTCTTGCCTTTTGCTTCTATCCCTTGCCCCCTACTTCCCCTCAACACTCTTAATCAAAGTCCAGTCTTCTATAGTTGAACATTTGGTATAGGATATGTTGCCCAGCTTCTCAAGGTCTTTGGTTTTGGCGATGATATAAAGACTGGATGTAGTGGAAGCTAATCTGGAAATCTCATCTGGTTTATCGGATGCTTCGAAAGCATGGCGAGCGTAGAATTGGGCGCTTGGATAGGCGGGATGAAGGTTGAATAGAACGAGCTTTGCGCCTTTGGACATCTCCGGGCGTACTTGCTCGACCATCGAATGAACCGGACGCCAAGTTCTCTCGTTATACGCAGGGGCAAAGATTAAAGCCGTTGTCCATAGGATCGCAACGAAGCCCAATAGCCCTATTTGGCTTAGATTCCATTTACGAAGACGTTGAGAGGCAAAAAGCGAAAGCCCCAACATCACTGCTCCGAAAGCAAAAGCAATTCTTAGCAGCCATAGAATCTTTGGTATCTCGCTCTCAAGAATTTGGCGTTCCAAATGAGCATCGGTGATGAGTTTCGGACAGAAAAAGGCGGCGGTGATTAGAGTGAAAAGACTAAATAGAGTAATTGAAATCCTTCGTACTGACTTAGTGGAGCGGAAGGTATCGTACGCCCATAATCGCCCTATTAAGATGGCAGCAGCCGGATAGAGTGGCAGTAAATAACTAGGAAGTTTGGCGCTGCTAATCGAGAACACAACGAAAACAAGCAGAAACCAACTCCAAAGGAATCGTTCGTTGTTCGTACCGCGCTCTTGAATGGCGGCGGGAATAATATAGAGGCTCCATGGGAAGAACCCGGCAAAGAAGTAGAGAGCCATCCCCCAAAACGGCAAATTATGAGCCGCATCCCCCCCTGAGAAACGGCCTAAGTTCTGCCTTATCAAAAATTCACTGGTAAACCCC contains the following coding sequences:
- a CDS encoding glycosyltransferase family 39 protein, producing the protein MQTSAGKSQFILWALLGLAALFFCFFGLNRIDFTNLDEGYYASVSFEMASGGDWVTPRLNGKPWWEKPPMLYWAEANAFRLFGYKEWAGRLPSALAVLLTLIITVYFATRWFNLRVGLYSGATLLTALYFLVQSHLATTDGLLMFFLTLSFCSLWEFMRGVGKWWLLISAIACGLAVLTKGPVALVFLVVLAVILYWRTPDLRAQHKPSSLVLWGLGAAALFLIVVLPWYIAVIRQHGPGFTSEFLIRQNLGRFSGGDAAHNLPFWGMALYFFAGFFPWSLYIIPAAIQERGTNNERFLWSWFLLVFVVFSISSAKLPSYLLPLYPAAAILIGRLWAYDTFRSTKSVRRISITLFSLFTLITAAFFCPKLITDAHLERQILESEIPKILWLLRIAFAFGAVMLGLSLFASQRLRKWNLSQIGLLGFVAILWTTALIFAPAYNERTWRPVHSMVEQVRPEMSKGAKLVLFNLHPAYPSAQFYARHAFEASDKPDEISRLASTTSSLYIIAKTKDLEKLGNISYTKCSTIEDWTLIKSVEGK